In one window of uncultured Acetobacteroides sp. DNA:
- a CDS encoding zf-TFIIB domain-containing protein, whose translation MNCPICNVPLMIADKQGVEIDYCPQCRGIWLDRGELEKIIERSQTFGFGHNRYDDDDHHHDSHHNYDKHDDHHSYKHGYPHNRKKGFLSDLFDF comes from the coding sequence ATGAACTGTCCAATATGTAACGTTCCCCTGATGATCGCCGACAAGCAAGGGGTAGAAATCGACTACTGTCCACAATGCCGCGGCATTTGGCTCGACCGCGGAGAGCTCGAAAAGATCATCGAGCGCTCGCAAACCTTCGGGTTCGGCCACAACCGCTACGATGACGACGACCATCACCACGACAGCCACCACAACTACGACAAGCACGACGACCATCACTCGTACAAACATGGCTACCCGCACAACCGCAAGAAAGGATTCCTATCCGACCTTTTCGACTTTTAG
- the rpoN gene encoding RNA polymerase factor sigma-54: MQKLNLQQRLLQKLSPQQIQMIKLLELPTMQLEQRIKEELEVNPVLEEGGDQVSDEAEMADKTQEDALSNIDSYINDDDTPSYKLYANNFSKDSTKTAIPFSVGVDFHTSLEDQLGLRPITPRQQALGQYLIGSIDDDGYLRRPLENIVDDIAFALNIEATEQELEEVLLIIQDFEPLGVGARSLQECLMIQLRHKDQAVASVSNATTILEKYFEEFTKKHYDKIANRLNLEEDELRDAVEEIISLTPKPGSSYNDPHSAYAEHVIPDFVLELKDDELMLSLNSMNQPELRISRDYQTMLQAYVAKKADRTKQDREAVTFVKQKIDSAKWFIDALKLRQNTLLLTMNAILEFQKAYFMEGDETKLRPMILKDIAAVTDLDISTISRVVNSKYVQTHFGIYPLKHFFSEGMQNDSGEEVSTREIKTILEECVANENKRQPLTDEALMDILKEKGYPIARRTVAKYREQLNIPVARLRKEL; this comes from the coding sequence ATGCAAAAACTAAACCTTCAGCAACGATTACTACAGAAGCTATCTCCTCAGCAAATCCAGATGATAAAGCTGCTGGAGCTTCCCACCATGCAACTCGAGCAGCGCATTAAGGAGGAACTGGAGGTTAACCCTGTACTCGAAGAGGGAGGCGATCAGGTGAGCGACGAGGCCGAAATGGCCGACAAAACGCAGGAGGATGCGCTGTCGAATATCGACTCGTACATCAACGACGACGATACGCCCAGCTACAAGCTGTATGCTAACAACTTTTCGAAGGATAGCACAAAGACGGCGATCCCCTTCTCGGTAGGTGTAGACTTTCATACCAGTTTGGAGGATCAGCTGGGGCTACGCCCGATCACTCCCCGGCAGCAGGCTCTTGGGCAGTACCTCATCGGAAGTATCGACGACGACGGCTATCTCCGTCGTCCGCTGGAGAACATTGTCGATGATATTGCCTTTGCGCTCAACATCGAAGCTACCGAGCAGGAACTCGAAGAGGTGCTGCTGATTATTCAGGATTTTGAGCCGCTTGGCGTGGGAGCCCGTAGCCTTCAGGAGTGCTTGATGATTCAGCTGCGGCACAAGGATCAGGCGGTGGCATCGGTTTCCAATGCCACCACTATTTTGGAGAAGTACTTCGAGGAGTTTACCAAGAAGCACTACGACAAGATTGCCAACAGGCTCAACCTGGAGGAGGATGAGCTTCGCGATGCCGTTGAGGAGATCATTAGCCTTACCCCCAAGCCAGGGAGCAGCTACAACGATCCGCACAGCGCGTATGCCGAGCATGTTATCCCCGATTTTGTGCTGGAGCTTAAGGATGACGAGTTGATGCTTTCGCTCAACTCGATGAATCAGCCCGAGCTACGCATCAGCCGCGACTACCAGACCATGCTGCAGGCGTATGTTGCCAAAAAGGCCGATCGCACCAAGCAGGATAGGGAGGCGGTAACCTTTGTAAAGCAAAAAATAGATTCGGCGAAGTGGTTTATAGATGCCCTGAAGCTGAGGCAGAATACGCTGCTGCTTACCATGAACGCCATCCTGGAATTTCAGAAGGCGTACTTTATGGAGGGCGACGAAACCAAGCTTCGTCCGATGATACTTAAGGATATTGCCGCGGTAACCGATCTTGACATTTCCACCATTTCGCGCGTGGTAAATAGCAAGTACGTGCAAACCCACTTCGGCATCTATCCTTTAAAACACTTCTTCTCGGAGGGAATGCAGAACGATAGCGGGGAGGAGGTTTCGACTAGAGAAATAAAAACAATACTGGAGGAGTGCGTTGCCAACGAGAATAAGCGGCAGCCGTTAACCGACGAGGCGCTTATGGATATTCTGAAGGAAAAGGGATACCCCATTGCCCGCCGTACGGTGGCCAAGTATCGCGAGCAGCTCAATATTCCAGTTGCACGTTTACGTAAGGAGCTATAG
- the asnS gene encoding asparagine--tRNA ligase, which produces MQPGGRLKIKDLLRSNSVGSEVTAKGWVRTKRGNKNVAFIALNDGSTINNIQVVVEVSNFDEEMLKQITTGACLKVVGTLVESVGSGQSVEIQGKEIEVYGTADANTYPLQKKGHSLEFLREIAHLRPRTNTFGAVLRIRHAMAYAIHKYFNDRGFFYLHTPIITGSDAEGAGAMFQVTTLDMNNPPRTEDGKINYTQDFFGKSTNLTVSGQLEGELGAMALSEIYTFGPTFRAENSNTPRHLAEFWMIEPEMAFYDIVDNMNLAEDFLKNLIQYALDNCMDDLEFLNKMYDEELIERLKFVVSNDFVRLPYTEAIDILMASGHKFEFPVSWGLDLQSEHERYLVEKHFLKPVILTDYPKEIKAFYMKQNPDGKTVRAMDVLFPKIGEIIGGSQREESLEKLQARIAELEIPEKDMWWYLDTRRFGTAPHSGFGLGFERLLLFVTGMGNIRDVIPFPRTPNTAEF; this is translated from the coding sequence ATGCAACCCGGAGGACGACTTAAGATTAAGGATCTGCTCCGCTCCAACAGCGTTGGCAGCGAAGTCACTGCAAAAGGTTGGGTACGCACCAAGCGTGGCAACAAGAACGTAGCATTTATCGCACTGAACGACGGTTCTACCATTAATAATATCCAAGTAGTTGTTGAGGTATCGAATTTCGACGAGGAGATGCTTAAGCAGATAACTACAGGAGCTTGCCTCAAGGTTGTTGGTACACTGGTAGAGTCGGTTGGCTCGGGCCAAAGCGTAGAGATCCAGGGCAAGGAGATAGAGGTTTACGGCACCGCCGATGCCAACACCTACCCGCTGCAGAAGAAGGGGCACTCGCTGGAGTTCCTTAGGGAGATCGCCCACCTTCGCCCACGCACGAACACGTTTGGCGCAGTGCTTCGCATCCGCCATGCCATGGCCTACGCCATCCACAAGTACTTTAACGATCGAGGATTCTTCTACCTGCATACCCCAATCATTACCGGTTCGGATGCCGAGGGTGCTGGAGCCATGTTTCAGGTAACCACGCTGGACATGAATAACCCCCCCCGTACCGAGGATGGTAAAATCAACTATACCCAGGACTTCTTTGGCAAGTCCACCAACCTTACCGTATCGGGGCAGCTCGAGGGTGAGCTAGGTGCCATGGCGCTATCCGAGATCTACACCTTTGGGCCAACCTTCCGTGCCGAGAACTCGAACACCCCACGCCACCTTGCTGAGTTCTGGATGATTGAACCAGAAATGGCCTTCTACGATATCGTGGACAACATGAACCTTGCCGAGGATTTCCTAAAGAACCTCATCCAGTATGCGCTGGACAACTGCATGGACGACCTAGAGTTTCTGAATAAGATGTACGACGAGGAGCTCATCGAGCGCCTGAAGTTTGTTGTTAGCAACGACTTCGTTCGTTTACCATATACCGAGGCCATCGACATTCTTATGGCTAGCGGCCATAAGTTCGAATTTCCCGTTAGCTGGGGGCTCGACCTACAGTCGGAGCACGAGCGCTACCTGGTAGAAAAGCACTTCCTGAAACCAGTAATCCTTACCGATTACCCCAAGGAGATAAAGGCCTTCTACATGAAGCAAAACCCCGATGGCAAAACGGTACGCGCCATGGACGTGCTGTTCCCAAAGATTGGCGAGATCATTGGCGGATCGCAGCGTGAGGAGAGCCTTGAGAAGCTGCAGGCCCGTATTGCCGAGCTGGAGATTCCAGAAAAAGATATGTGGTGGTACCTAGATACCCGTAGGTTTGGCACTGCGCCCCACTCCGGATTCGGTCTTGGGTTCGAGCGCCTGCTGCTATTTGTTACCGGAATGGGCAACATTCGCGACGTTATCCCATTCCCACGTACCCCAAATACAGCAGAGTTTTAA
- a CDS encoding PDZ domain-containing protein, whose protein sequence is MTRIIQALTGILLALTLAGAAPDGGPNANPDYNQFRFTDSTKRFTVVKFRFINNLIILPFSVNGSDSLMFVLDTGYGGVLITELQNNRVLTLNQARKVQLQGLGKGKAIEAYASMRNTFSMPGIVGENIDLLVAIDDIFDFSIRTGMVVNGMMGGGFLKNFIVEIDYTQKELKIWNPKYFRRARLKKYKLYDLELPDDKCFATFNVTANGKSAPMKFLIDSGLSTPLWVDIRTGTTIAPSATSIYSYLGYGLNGDIYGQVSRIPSIGIGGFSFKKIIAAFPDTAYIGSVSNLNNRHGSIGSDILRRFTVLLNYPEKKIGLRPNSSYRSPFFLDMSGIEIGSVLPGFPGYRILTVRSGSPAEKVGLRVGDQIVSVNDKLAITIKMSELLEILNGKKGTTIHMEVLRDGGLVKVRFVLKDVI, encoded by the coding sequence ATGACGCGTATCATCCAAGCCCTTACAGGTATCCTACTTGCCCTTACGCTTGCCGGGGCAGCGCCAGATGGCGGGCCGAATGCCAACCCCGACTACAACCAGTTCCGGTTTACCGACAGCACCAAGCGGTTTACCGTGGTCAAGTTTCGGTTCATCAACAACCTTATCATACTGCCGTTTTCGGTAAACGGCTCCGACTCGCTGATGTTTGTGCTCGATACGGGGTACGGCGGGGTGCTCATCACCGAGCTGCAGAACAACCGCGTGCTCACGCTCAACCAGGCCCGGAAGGTGCAGCTGCAGGGGCTGGGCAAGGGCAAGGCCATAGAGGCCTACGCCAGCATGCGCAACACCTTTAGCATGCCTGGCATTGTTGGCGAGAACATCGACCTGCTGGTGGCCATCGACGACATCTTCGACTTCTCCATCCGCACGGGGATGGTGGTTAACGGCATGATGGGCGGCGGCTTCCTCAAGAACTTTATCGTGGAGATTGACTATACCCAAAAGGAGCTGAAGATTTGGAACCCCAAGTACTTTCGGCGGGCCAGACTGAAAAAGTACAAGTTGTACGACCTCGAGCTGCCCGACGACAAGTGCTTCGCAACCTTCAACGTTACCGCCAACGGGAAAAGCGCGCCCATGAAGTTCCTCATCGACTCGGGCCTTAGCACCCCCCTTTGGGTGGACATCCGCACCGGCACCACCATTGCCCCGTCGGCCACCAGCATCTACAGCTACCTGGGCTACGGGCTTAACGGCGATATCTACGGGCAGGTGAGCCGAATTCCGTCCATTGGAATTGGTGGCTTCAGCTTTAAGAAGATCATCGCGGCCTTCCCCGACACCGCCTACATCGGGAGCGTATCGAACCTGAACAACCGTCATGGGAGCATCGGCTCCGATATCCTTCGGCGCTTTACTGTGCTGCTGAACTACCCCGAGAAGAAGATCGGGCTGCGGCCCAACTCGAGCTACAGGAGCCCCTTCTTTCTGGACATGAGCGGTATCGAAATCGGCTCCGTACTACCCGGCTTCCCTGGATACAGGATACTAACGGTTCGGTCCGGCTCGCCAGCCGAAAAGGTGGGCCTACGCGTTGGCGACCAGATTGTGTCGGTAAACGACAAGCTGGCCATCACCATAAAGATGAGCGAGCTGTTGGAAATCCTCAATGGCAAGAAGGGAACAACAATTCACATGGAGGTTCTCCGGGATGGCGGCTTGGTTAAGGTGCGCTTTGTCCTAAAAGACGTGATTTAG
- the gltX gene encoding glutamate--tRNA ligase has translation MSERRVRVRFAPSPTGALHMGGVRTALFNYLFARQHGGDFLLRIEDTDSHRFVPGAEDYIIESLKWCGIQIDEGVSVGGPHAPYRQSERKDLYKKYSDQLIDSGNAYVAFDTAEELDKLRAEYEAEGKTFTYNYEVRGKLATSLALPAEEVQRRIGAGDQYVVRFKMPENEEIVMNDLIRGEVIVNSSTLDDKVLYKSADQLPTYHLANIVDDYLMDISHVIRGEEWLPSLPLHVLLYKAFGWLDKMPQFAHLPLLLKPSGKGKLSKRDGDKLGFPVFPLRWVDPKTGETASGYREAGYLPEAFVNLLALLGWNPGTNQELFTIDELIPLFSLDRVSKSGARFDPDKAKWFNHQHLLQLPVEELTPLAKAELAKHGVEASDEFVATVTGLVKDRLVFVHDIWEQASYFFVAPTAYDEKVAAKFWSEEMGKATTAIAELVEAADDFSATAIEATVKGYIHDSGLKMGQVMNTLRLLLVGSSKGPGIADIMAAIGKADAVGRIRRGIEALR, from the coding sequence ATGAGCGAAAGAAGAGTAAGGGTACGCTTTGCACCCAGCCCAACCGGTGCGCTACACATGGGAGGCGTTCGTACCGCCCTTTTCAACTACCTATTTGCCCGTCAGCACGGCGGCGATTTCTTGCTTAGAATTGAGGATACCGACTCGCACCGCTTTGTGCCGGGTGCTGAAGACTACATCATCGAGTCGCTGAAGTGGTGTGGCATTCAGATTGACGAGGGCGTTTCTGTGGGTGGCCCACACGCACCCTACCGCCAGAGCGAGCGCAAGGATCTGTACAAAAAGTACTCCGATCAGCTCATCGACAGCGGCAATGCCTACGTTGCCTTCGATACGGCCGAGGAGCTGGATAAGCTTCGCGCCGAATACGAGGCCGAGGGCAAGACCTTTACCTACAACTACGAGGTGCGCGGGAAGCTGGCAACCTCATTGGCACTTCCTGCCGAGGAGGTTCAGCGTCGCATAGGCGCGGGCGACCAGTACGTTGTTCGCTTTAAGATGCCCGAAAACGAGGAGATTGTAATGAACGACCTTATCCGCGGCGAGGTGATCGTAAACTCGTCGACCTTGGATGATAAGGTGCTCTATAAGTCGGCCGACCAGCTGCCAACGTATCACTTGGCAAATATCGTCGATGACTACCTGATGGATATCTCGCACGTTATTCGTGGCGAGGAGTGGCTGCCATCGCTGCCGCTGCACGTGTTGCTTTACAAGGCGTTTGGCTGGCTGGATAAGATGCCGCAGTTTGCGCACCTTCCGCTGCTCCTGAAGCCAAGCGGCAAGGGCAAGCTCAGCAAGCGCGATGGCGACAAGCTGGGTTTCCCAGTATTCCCGCTTCGCTGGGTTGATCCTAAAACGGGCGAAACGGCCTCGGGCTACCGCGAGGCGGGCTACCTTCCCGAGGCGTTCGTTAACCTGCTGGCCCTACTGGGCTGGAATCCTGGCACCAACCAGGAGCTGTTTACCATCGACGAGCTTATTCCGCTCTTCTCGCTCGACCGAGTGAGCAAGTCGGGAGCCCGCTTCGACCCCGATAAGGCCAAGTGGTTTAACCACCAGCACCTCCTGCAGCTGCCGGTTGAGGAGTTAACGCCTCTGGCTAAGGCCGAGTTGGCCAAGCATGGTGTGGAGGCATCGGACGAATTTGTGGCTACCGTGACCGGATTGGTAAAGGATAGACTGGTGTTTGTTCATGATATTTGGGAGCAGGCCTCCTACTTTTTTGTGGCGCCCACGGCCTACGACGAGAAGGTGGCCGCCAAGTTCTGGAGCGAGGAGATGGGCAAGGCCACTACCGCTATCGCCGAGCTAGTTGAGGCCGCCGACGACTTTTCGGCTACTGCCATCGAGGCTACCGTTAAGGGCTACATCCACGATAGCGGGCTGAAGATGGGGCAGGTGATGAACACCCTGCGCCTCCTCCTGGTAGGCAGCAGCAAGGGACCCGGCATAGCCGATATTATGGCAGCCATTGGCAAGGCCGATGCCGTTGGGCGCATCCGTCGCGGTATCGAAGCGCTACGATAA
- a CDS encoding NAD-dependent epimerase/dehydratase family protein has translation MKNILIVGAGGQIGSELVPYFRSIYGNSNVVATDINDKSRATLGGDGPFEVLDALNGEEFAQLVKKYKIDTIFNMVALLSATGEKNPQLAWKINMGALINSLEIGRENGCSVFTPSSIGAFGNNTPHDGTPQDTVMRPSTIYGVCKVTGEMLSDYYHSRFGVDTRSVRFPGIISNVTLPGGGTTDYAVEIYYGAIKDKSFICPIPKDVSMDMMYMPDALSAMVQLMEANPDKLVHRNSFNITAMHFTPEEIYAAIKKRIPEFTMTYNIDSVKEAISRSWPNWMDDSCAREEWGWSPKWNIENMTDDMLAVIARKYASKVI, from the coding sequence ATGAAAAACATCCTCATAGTTGGTGCTGGCGGACAGATTGGATCTGAGCTGGTGCCCTACTTTAGAAGCATCTACGGCAATAGCAATGTTGTTGCTACCGATATTAACGACAAAAGCAGAGCGACACTTGGCGGCGATGGCCCATTCGAGGTGCTAGATGCGCTTAACGGTGAGGAGTTTGCTCAGCTGGTGAAGAAGTATAAGATTGATACCATATTTAATATGGTAGCGCTTCTTTCTGCTACTGGCGAGAAGAATCCTCAGCTGGCATGGAAGATCAACATGGGGGCGCTGATAAACTCGTTGGAGATTGGCCGTGAGAATGGTTGCTCGGTGTTTACGCCTAGCTCGATTGGGGCTTTTGGAAACAATACCCCACACGACGGAACTCCTCAGGATACCGTGATGCGCCCATCTACCATCTATGGCGTTTGCAAGGTAACCGGCGAGATGCTATCCGACTACTACCATTCGCGCTTTGGGGTGGATACCCGTTCGGTACGTTTCCCTGGAATCATCTCGAACGTAACCCTTCCTGGTGGCGGAACTACCGACTATGCGGTAGAGATCTACTACGGTGCCATTAAGGATAAGTCGTTCATCTGCCCTATCCCCAAGGATGTGAGCATGGATATGATGTACATGCCTGATGCGTTATCGGCAATGGTACAGCTGATGGAGGCTAACCCCGATAAGCTGGTTCACCGCAACAGCTTTAACATTACCGCCATGCACTTTACGCCAGAGGAGATTTATGCTGCCATTAAGAAGCGCATCCCCGAGTTTACCATGACCTACAACATAGACTCGGTTAAGGAAGCGATCTCGCGCAGCTGGCCCAACTGGATGGACGATAGCTGCGCTCGCGAGGAGTGGGGTTGGAGTCCTAAATGGAATATCGAAAACATGACCGATGACATGCTTGCGGTTATTGCCCGTAAGTATGCCTCTAAGGTAATTTAG
- the rnr gene encoding ribonuclease R, translating to MKKIKKEGQASGKAIKKQSIEKHIFEILSSNPTKDFSYKAIAKSIGLKDDGQKQLVVSCLAELKQRGMVTEVEHGVFKVVTKGGFIEGKVDMTQSGSAFIISPESDEDVFIAPGNMNQALHGDKVRVFIFPYKGKKRPEGEIVEILEQGKRQYVGTVQLSPNYVFVVPDGKQMPFDIFVPMRSAGEAQDGDKVIVKVIEIPKGGKNPIGEIVEVLGRPGNNETEMHAILADYGLPYQFPEEVLRAAEQIPDDITPAEIAKRRDMRDAVTFTIDPADAKDFDDALSYRRLPNGNTEVGVHIADVSHYVRPGSILDQEAVDRATSVYLVDRTVPMLPERLSNNLCSLRPHEDKLTYSAVFELDEDANVLNTWIGRTVIHSDRRFAYEEAQEVIETGQGDYKEEVLTLHTLAQKLRADRFKHGAIAFDREEAKFELDENGKPLRVYFKAQKESNQLIEEFMLLANKKVAEHIGKPRGKSVAKTFVYRIHDVPNPDKFDTFRRFIVKFGYYLQATNSKGISKELNKLLAEVKGKTEENLIETLAVRSMAKARYSTENIGHYGLQFDHYTHFTSPIRRYPDVMVHRLLDMYDHKAESQSKETYEQLCEHSSEMEILASDAERASIKYKMVEFMVDKIGQEFDGIVSGITEWGIYVEIKENKVEGMVSTRDLTDDFYIFDEDTYSLVGKTNGRTFTLGDEVRIRVLRANLSRKQLDYELIGKGDEVLSFEPAAPRPAGGSSRGGNGGGSASRRGSSGKGRSGEKKSSGGSRRSSSKPNGDKKDSGKRRRR from the coding sequence ATGAAGAAGATCAAGAAGGAGGGCCAAGCTAGCGGCAAGGCCATAAAGAAGCAGAGCATCGAAAAGCACATCTTCGAAATACTATCGAGCAACCCCACCAAGGATTTCAGCTACAAGGCCATCGCCAAGAGCATCGGGCTGAAGGACGATGGGCAGAAGCAGCTGGTGGTATCGTGCCTGGCCGAGCTCAAGCAGCGCGGCATGGTAACCGAGGTGGAGCACGGCGTGTTCAAGGTGGTTACCAAGGGCGGCTTCATCGAGGGCAAGGTGGACATGACCCAGTCGGGCTCGGCGTTCATCATCTCGCCCGAGAGCGACGAGGACGTGTTCATCGCCCCCGGCAACATGAACCAGGCGCTGCACGGCGACAAGGTGCGCGTCTTCATCTTCCCGTACAAGGGGAAGAAGCGCCCCGAGGGCGAGATCGTGGAGATCCTCGAGCAGGGCAAGCGCCAGTACGTGGGCACGGTGCAGCTGTCGCCCAACTACGTCTTTGTGGTGCCCGACGGCAAGCAGATGCCCTTCGACATCTTCGTGCCCATGCGCAGCGCCGGCGAGGCGCAGGATGGCGACAAGGTGATCGTGAAGGTGATTGAGATCCCCAAGGGGGGGAAGAACCCCATCGGCGAGATCGTGGAGGTGCTGGGCCGCCCCGGCAACAACGAAACCGAGATGCACGCCATCCTGGCCGACTACGGCCTGCCCTACCAGTTTCCCGAAGAGGTGCTTCGCGCCGCCGAGCAGATTCCAGACGATATTACCCCCGCCGAAATCGCCAAGCGCCGCGACATGCGCGATGCGGTAACCTTTACCATCGACCCTGCCGACGCCAAGGACTTCGACGATGCGCTCTCGTACCGCCGCCTGCCCAACGGCAACACGGAGGTGGGCGTGCACATCGCCGACGTGTCGCACTACGTACGACCCGGGTCGATCCTCGACCAGGAGGCCGTAGATCGCGCCACCTCGGTGTACCTGGTAGACCGTACCGTGCCGATGCTGCCCGAAAGGCTGTCGAACAACCTCTGCTCGCTGCGCCCCCACGAGGATAAGCTCACCTACTCGGCCGTATTCGAGCTCGATGAGGATGCCAACGTGCTTAACACCTGGATTGGCCGCACGGTGATCCACTCCGACCGAAGGTTCGCCTACGAGGAGGCCCAGGAGGTAATCGAAACCGGCCAGGGCGACTATAAGGAGGAGGTGCTAACGCTGCACACCCTGGCGCAGAAGCTGCGCGCCGACCGCTTCAAGCACGGCGCCATTGCCTTCGACCGCGAGGAGGCCAAGTTCGAGCTCGACGAGAATGGAAAACCCCTACGCGTGTACTTCAAGGCGCAGAAGGAGAGCAACCAGCTCATCGAGGAGTTTATGCTTTTGGCCAACAAGAAGGTGGCCGAGCACATCGGCAAGCCCAGGGGCAAGAGCGTGGCCAAAACCTTCGTGTACCGTATCCACGACGTGCCCAACCCCGATAAGTTCGACACCTTCCGCCGCTTCATCGTAAAGTTTGGCTACTACCTGCAGGCCACCAACAGCAAGGGCATCTCCAAGGAGCTCAACAAGCTGCTGGCCGAGGTGAAGGGGAAGACAGAGGAGAACCTCATCGAAACCCTAGCCGTCCGCTCGATGGCCAAGGCCCGCTACTCCACCGAGAACATCGGCCACTACGGCCTGCAGTTCGACCACTATACGCACTTCACCTCGCCCATCCGCCGCTACCCCGACGTGATGGTGCACCGCCTGCTCGACATGTACGACCACAAGGCCGAGTCGCAGAGCAAGGAGACCTACGAGCAGCTGTGCGAGCATTCGTCCGAAATGGAAATCCTCGCTTCGGATGCCGAGCGCGCCTCCATCAAGTACAAGATGGTGGAGTTTATGGTGGATAAGATCGGGCAGGAGTTCGACGGCATCGTATCGGGCATCACCGAGTGGGGCATTTACGTGGAGATAAAGGAGAACAAGGTGGAGGGCATGGTCTCGACCCGCGACCTCACCGACGACTTCTACATCTTCGACGAGGATACCTACAGCCTGGTGGGCAAAACCAACGGCCGCACCTTTACCCTAGGCGATGAGGTACGCATCCGCGTGCTGCGCGCCAACCTATCGCGCAAGCAGCTCGACTACGAGCTCATCGGCAAGGGCGACGAGGTGCTCAGCTTCGAGCCCGCCGCACCACGCCCCGCAGGCGGCAGTTCAAGAGGCGGAAACGGAGGAGGCTCTGCCTCGCGACGTGGCTCTTCGGGCAAAGGACGCTCCGGCGAAAAGAAGTCGAGCGGAGGAAGCCGCCGCTCATCATCCAAGCCAAATGGAGATAAGAAAGATAGCGGAAAGCGTAGAAGGCGATAG
- a CDS encoding helix-turn-helix transcriptional regulator, which produces MLRYNIERMILMRGHTNPKSYLKRMGYTRYVISHLLSNPRHLDIAYIERFCHELRCTPNDLMEWEPSKSEPTEKDHPLTKLRRNDLSAPVQSALLSVPAEKLDEAVAYLQQLGKPE; this is translated from the coding sequence ATGCTACGCTACAACATCGAGCGCATGATTCTGATGCGCGGCCACACCAACCCCAAAAGCTACCTGAAGCGGATGGGCTACACCCGCTACGTGATTAGCCACCTGCTGTCCAACCCCCGCCACCTCGACATCGCGTACATCGAGCGGTTCTGCCACGAGCTGCGCTGCACCCCCAACGACCTGATGGAGTGGGAGCCCTCGAAGTCGGAGCCAACCGAAAAGGACCACCCGCTCACCAAGCTCCGCCGCAACGACCTCAGCGCGCCCGTCCAAAGCGCCCTGCTGAGCGTGCCCGCCGAGAAGCTCGACGAGGCGGTGGCCTACCTCCAGCAGCTCGGCAAACCGGAGTAG